The DNA window CAAAAAGCACCACAAAGCGACCAAAGCCGCTCCAGCACAGAAAGCCCAGGCCGCTAAAAAGCACCACAAAGCGACCAAGCCAGCTGCAGCTCAAAAAGCCCAGGCTGCTAAAAAACACCACAAAGCCACCAAAAAAGCCGCTCCAGCCGCTAAATAAGTGAAGTCTGCGGTACCGCAGCATCCAGACAGTATTTAAACACCCGGTTTTGCCGGGTGTTTTCTTTTGAGGGCTAGCTCATGATGATCAATCGTTATTTATTCGAAGTGATTTTCAGCGCCGTCACCCTGTGTGGGTTAATTGTCGCCTGGGAGCTGTTCCTGGCCGACGGTTTTCTCTGATTACTGCGCCAGCGTGGTTTCATGCAGGTGCCGCCAACCCAGCCCGGTTTGGGTCTGTTCGAACACCACGGTGGAGTTGCGTAGCGTTGCCGCCTGTCCCGGCAACATTTGCTTTTCACGGTAGCTGACCACCGCACCGGTCGGCCATTCGGCCACCAACGTCATCTCTTCTATAGTGATTTCCAGCCCTGGTTTAGCGGCGCGATGCGCGTGGAAAAAGGCGCTCAGTGCGGCGAAATCCAGCCGACTGCCGTTTAGCGCGATCATGCTGAACGCCGGGTCAAAACGTGCCAATAAGGCCTGTTCTTCCCCTGCACCTTTCTCCAGCCAGTTTTCAATGGCGACATGAGCGTCGATCACTTCGGTAAAATAGCGGTTCATCAGTTTTCCTGTTGAGTATTGAGATGGCGCACGATGGCGCGGTTAGCGATGCGCAGACACAGCAGCAGTGGGATCAGCGTGCTGGCGGCGGCCAGGTAAAAACAGCTTTGGTAAGCGACGGCGGGGGAGAAATGTTCAAGCAGCAGATTCAGCAGCAGGCTGAGCAGGGCGACCCCCAGGCAAAAGCTGAGCTGTCGATTGATATTCCACAGGGCGCTGGCATCTGCCAGTTGCTCATCGGCAATCTGCAGGAAAGCGCTGCTTTGCGCGGTGCTGCTGCACAGGCTGCCGCCAAAGCCCATCAGGGCGAAGGCCGCCAGCTGCAATCCATGATCCCCGGCATGGGTAATTTGCGACAGCGCAAGAATGCCCAGCCCCTGCAGCAGGCAACCGGCGATAAACAGCGGTCGTGGGCCAAGGCGGTTAAACTTCTTGCCGGTCAGCGTGATGGCCAAAAACGAGGCCAGCGACCAGGGCAGCATCAGGCTGCCGACCTGTGCGGCGTGCATGCCCAATTGATTTTGCAGATACAGCATGGCGACCAGGCTGACGCCGATAAACAGGCCGGGAATGCATTGATAAATCATCATTGAAGTGCGCAGCAACGGATCCTGCATCAGCCGCAAATTCAGCAGCGGTTGGGCAATGCGCAGGCTGCGTCGCAGGTAATAGGCCAGCATCAGTGCCCCGGCAGCCAATAACACCATGCCCTGCGTCAGGCCATCGGCTTCACCCAGCCGGGTCAGACCCAGCAGGATTAGCGTCAGCGCAGCGCAGGCGCTGAGCAACCCATTGAGATCGAGCGGCCTGCGCTGCGGATCGGCCGCCTGCGGGCGTAACCACATCGCGGCCAGCAGCAACGCCAGCGCCGCCAGTGGCAGGTTGGCGAAGAACACCCAACGCCAGTCAAGACTGTCGACAATCAACCCGCCCAGCGCCGGTGACAGCGCCGGTGCCAGCAGGCCGACCAGCATAATGGCGGCGGAAAGCCCGGCGCGTTCGTGGCTGCGATACAGTTGATAGGTCAGCGTTTGGCCGATAGGGATCAGCAAACCGCCGCCCATACCTTGCAGTACCCGCCAACCAATCAACTCGCCAATTGAGCTGGCGTAGCCCGCCGCGGTTGTCGCCAGCATAAACAGCGTCAGCGACAACAAAAATACCCGTCGTCCGCCGATGCGCTGTGCCAGCCAGGCGCTGAGCGGGATCACCAGCGTCAGGCCGAGAATATAACCGTTACTGACCCAGGCCAGTTCACCGACCGAAGCCTGCAGCGCATGGCCGATCGACGGATAAGCGACATTGGCGATAAACATGTTGATCAGATCGACAAAAAATCCGAGCAGATAGACGATTGCGACTTTGATGCGATAGGGCATGAGGCCTCCGGTTGAAGGCCCGCAGTGTAGCGGGTGGGAAACTGCGGATAAATCGGCTGCGAACGATTACACTGTCAAAATAATTTTGACAATAACGGGCAACACTATGCTTAACCTGCAGCGTTTGGCGATCTTTGTGGCGGTGGTGGATGCGGGCAGTTTCACCGCCGCAGCGGTGGCTTTGGGGCAAACCAAGGCGGTGGTCAGTTTCAATGTCAAACAGTTGGAAAGCGAGTTGGGCGTCTCGTTGCTGGTGCGCAGCACCCGGCGGTTGGCGTTGACCGATGCCGGTGAACGCTTTTATCAACGCTGCCTGCGGCTACTGCAAGACGCGGAGAATGTGCTGGATGACGTGCGCCGCGATCACCACGGCCTGAGCGGGGTATTGCGTATCACCACCACGCCGGAGTACGGCGCACAGGTGGTGGTACCGGCGCTGGCGGCATTTTCCCAGTTGCATCCGCGCTTGCGCATTCAGCACGTTTCTTCTTCTTATCATGCCGATTTGATTTCGGAGCGCTTCGACGTGGCGATCCGGCTGGGGCAACTGGCGGACTCCAGTCATCACGCAGCGCGGCTCGACAGTTTTGCCATCCTGCCGGTCGCCTCACCGGCGTATTTGGCGCGTCATCCTGTTGGCTCGCTGGCGCAACTGGCGCAGGCGCAGTGGATAGCCCACAGCCGCCTTAGTTCACCGTTGAGCTGGCAGGTGATTACCCCGGAACGGCAGGCGGTGCTGTTCAAGGTTGAAGACGCCGCCACGCTAATGGGCGACAGTGCCTCCGCGCTGCTGGCGTTTGCCCTGCACGGTGCCGGGGTGGCATTGCTGCCAGAATGGCTGGTGCGACCCGCCATTGCCGAAGGCAAGCTGTGCCCGCTGCTGGCAGACCATCAATTCCCGACACAAAGCATTTATGCACTGTATCCAAACACGCGTCACGTGCCGGAAAAGGTGCGGGCGTTTATTGATTTCCTGCGGGCGCGGGTAGCCACGGGCGAATAAACGTCATTATGGCTGCCACTGTCTTCTGGTGTACCCATTCACGCTGCGTATTGGAGGAAGCGCATAACACCGCCGCGTCTTTCTCCTCTGCGGCCAGAATTTGACGGCCATTCGGCTGACAAAGCGGAATAAAATCGAAATGGTTACCGTTCGACAGCCGTAGTGCATCAATCGGTTGCTGCCCTGCGTCTTTGGCCAGTGCGGCACCGCCAAGGCCGGGTATCCGGCTGTCTGGTTCAAAACGTTGAGGTTCGATGACCAATAAAGGGGCATTGAGCCGACGCAGGCTGGCAGGCAACAGATAAGGGACCATGCCGGGATCGAGGGCAACGGCAAAGCGGATGCGCGGGTCGGTATAATCCGCATCAAATTGCCGGGCGGAAAGCGCAGCCAAATCAACCTTGGCCTGGGTATAAAACTGGCAGTTGGGTGACTGTGGGGCCTGTCGGCAGCCGCTGATGAAATCGGCCAGCCGGACTCGTCCGCCGATGGCGGCAATGGCACTGTAACCGCCCTTGGAGTGGCCGATAACGCCAATCATCTGGCGATTAATGACTTTATCCCACAGGGGATCGGCGGTGATGGCGCTGATCAAGGCGGAAATATCTTCGGTCTGCAACCACAATTCGGCTGAGAGCGCCGGGACAGAGTTGCCGGTGGTGCTGCCGGGGTGATTGGCCGCCACCACGATCACTCCCTGTTGGACTAATGCCGCCGCCAACCAGCCCTGACTGCTGTTATTACCGCCGCTGCCATGGCTGATAACGATCAGCGGGAAACGTCCACTGGCCACAACGGCATCCGGTTGGCTGTTGATACCGGTAAAGACCGGATTCGCCCCGATGGCCCTTTGTTGAGCGGTCTCGGTAGTGGGGTAGTAAATTCGGCTGTTCAACGAACGTGAACCGGCCTGGAAGACTTGATCGTGGGTGGCGACCTGATAAGGGGTAGCGCTGGCAACGCCGCACAGCAATATCCACAACAACAACAACGCTCTGTTCATTTTCACTCCTCAAGATGTTGACCTTGCGAGGGTGGCATTG is part of the Serratia quinivorans genome and encodes:
- the hsrA_2 gene encoding High-copy suppressor of rspA, encoding MPYRIKVAIVYLLGFFVDLINMFIANVAYPSIGHALQASVGELAWVSNGYILGLTLVIPLSAWLAQRIGGRRVFLLSLTLFMLATTAAGYASSIGELIGWRVLQGMGGGLLIPIGQTLTYQLYRSHERAGLSAAIMLVGLLAPALSPALGGLIVDSLDWRWVFFANLPLAALALLLAAMWLRPQAADPQRRPLDLNGLLSACAALTLILLGLTRLGEADGLTQGMVLLAAGALMLAYYLRRSLRIAQPLLNLRLMQDPLLRTSMMIYQCIPGLFIGVSLVAMLYLQNQLGMHAAQVGSLMLPWSLASFLAITLTGKKFNRLGPRPLFIAGCLLQGLGILALSQITHAGDHGLQLAAFALMGFGGSLCSSTAQSSAFLQIADEQLADASALWNINRQLSFCLGVALLSLLLNLLLEHFSPAVAYQSCFYLAAASTLIPLLLCLRIANRAIVRHLNTQQEN
- the dmlR_22 gene encoding D-malate degradation protein R; translated protein: MLNLQRLAIFVAVVDAGSFTAAAVALGQTKAVVSFNVKQLESELGVSLLVRSTRRLALTDAGERFYQRCLRLLQDAENVLDDVRRDHHGLSGVLRITTTPEYGAQVVVPALAAFSQLHPRLRIQHVSSSYHADLISERFDVAIRLGQLADSSHHAARLDSFAILPVASPAYLARHPVGSLAQLAQAQWIAHSRLSSPLSWQVITPERQAVLFKVEDAATLMGDSASALLAFALHGAGVALLPEWLVRPAIAEGKLCPLLADHQFPTQSIYALYPNTRHVPEKVRAFIDFLRARVATGE
- a CDS encoding Predicted dienelactone hydrolase, with amino-acid sequence MNRALLLLWILLCGVASATPYQVATHDQVFQAGSRSLNSRIYYPTTETAQQRAIGANPVFTGINSQPDAVVASGRFPLIVISHGSGGNNSSQGWLAAALVQQGVIVVAANHPGSTTGNSVPALSAELWLQTEDISALISAITADPLWDKVINRQMIGVIGHSKGGYSAIAAIGGRVRLADFISGCRQAPQSPNCQFYTQAKVDLAALSARQFDADYTDPRIRFAVALDPGMVPYLLPASLRRLNAPLLVIEPQRFEPDSRIPGLGGAALAKDAGQQPIDALRLSNGNHFDFIPLCQPNGRQILAAEEKDAAVLCASSNTQREWVHQKTVAAIMTFIRPWLPAPAGNQ